AGAAAGGCCGGCGTGCTTGAGCGCGATGTTGTGGATCATCTCCATGATGATGACGGTCTTGCCGACCCCGGCGCCGCCAAAGAGACCGATCTTCCCACCCTTCAAATAGGGCTCAAGCAGGTCAATGACCTTCACCCCGGTCTCAAACATTTCGAGCGTGGTGGACTGGTCCTCGAGCGGCGGGGCGGGACGATGGATGGGATAGTGAGTATCAGAGACAATGGGACCAAGATTGTCCACCGGCTCGCCCAGCACGTTCATGACGCGGCCGAGCGCCGCCCGGCCCACCGGAACGGTGATGGGTTTGCCGGTGTCGTAAGCTTTCATCCCGCGCACCATGCCTTCGGTTGGCTTCATCGAGACGGCTCGCACCCGGCTCTCGCCCAAGTGGTGCTGCACTTCGGCGATCACGTCCATCGGGTGGGGGACGTCGAAGCCTTCGCTCGTCACCCGCAGGGCGTTGTAGATCGCCGGTAATTTTCCTTCCTCGAATTGAATGTCGAGCACCGGCCCGATGACCTGGACCACCTTGCCCACGTTGCTCATTGCGTTCTCCTCATAACTACAAGTTCCGAGTGCCGGGTGCCGAGTGCTGAGTAAAGGTCCTCGGTTTGGCCAATGATTTCTTCAGACCGCCAAGAAGACGATTTGTCAAATCCAACGACTCAATCAAGGCTGAAAACTTGTTTGGCTCCAGGTATCTCAAATCCCGACTCGGAATCAGAAAATAGCGCGTCTCTTCCAATGATCCGTTCGAGACCTCCAAATAGCGCATGAATTCTTTCCGCGAACGCTTCCCAAAGCCTTCGGCAATATTGGCTGCAACCGAAGAGGCTGCCCATTGCAATTGCGCTGCCAACCCAAATCGCTCTCGGTCAGGAAACTCCGATGTGGCCTTGTAGATTTCCAAAACCAAAGCATGCGCTTCCCGCCAAACCTTCAAATCCTCAAAGCGTCTTACAAGCATCTTCCCTCAAAGTCAGTTATCTTTACTCGGCACCCGGCACTCAGCACTCGGCACCTTTAGCAACAGGCTCACCGCGTCGCCTCACCTCAAAGCTGCCGCGCCGGAGACGATCTCGATAATCTCCCTCGTAATCGTTGCCTGGCGGGCGCGGTTCATCTCGAGGGTGATGCGGTCAATCAGCTCGGCCGCGTTGCTGGTCGCCGCATCCATCGCCGTCATCCGGGCAGCGTGCTCGGCAGCAGCCGATTCCAGCAGAATGCGAAAGATTTGCGTGGTCAGGTGGCGCGGCAACAACTTCTTCAAGAGCTCTTGTGCCGGTTGCTCGTAGATATAATCCACCGGGTTTTCGGCCGGCGCTGGCTTCGTCTCCGGGCGAACTTCGGCGCGGGCGCGGCCGGCAACCCACTCCTGCCGGGCGCTCGGGATTTCTTCGATGGGCAAAAGTTTTTCGGTGGTCAACTTTTGCGCCAGGATGCTCTTGAATTCGTTGTAAATGGCGTAAACCGCGTCCACCTTGGCTTCAGCGTAGAGGGCGATCACCCGGCCGGCAACCTGACTGGCCTGGGCGTAGTCCAGCCGGGCAAAAACATTGACGTATTCCTCGGCCATCTTCCGGCGATGGCTGCGGAAATAATCCCGACCCTTTTTGCCGATGGCGACGATTTCCGGGCTGCGCTTTTCTTTCTCTTTGAGGAATTCCACCGCGCGCCGCAGAACATTGGCATTGAACGCCCCGCAGAGGCCCCGGTCGCCCGTCAGGACCAGCACGAGAATTTTTTCCTCCGGCCGGCGCGCCAGCAGCGGGTGGACCGCTTCTTCCCCGCCTGCCGGAAGGGCAGGGATGCGGCTCACCAGCGACCGCAGCACCGCCAGAATTTCTTGAGCATAGGGCCGCGCGGAAAAAACGCGCTCTTGCGCGCGGCGGAGCCGCGCTGCCGCCACCATCTTCATGGTCTTGGTAATCTGCTGCGTGCTCCGGACGGAGCGAATGCGGCGGCGATAATCTAACAGGGTGGGCATTGTGCTCCAGAGATTTCGTTTATTGCCGAGCCCCGTGGCACCCGCCACGGGGATTGCAGCCCCCCAGGCAGGTGCCTGGGGGCTCGGTATGACCAAAACGGCTATTTGCTTGTTCGGCGCTCAGCCAAAAACCGCTGCTTGAACTCGGCCAGCACCTTGTGAACCTCTCCGCGGATGGCATCATCGAGAGCTTTCTTCTCTCGAATCTTTCTGAGCAATTCGGGACGGCTGCCGTCCAAAAACTCGTATAGACCGCGCTCGAAGGCGCGGCATTGGCTGACCTCGAGATCGTCCAGGTATCCATTCGTGCCGGCGAAGATGATCAGGATTTGCTTCTCCACCGGCAGCGGCGCGTACTGATCCTGCTTCAAGATTTCGGTGAGCCGCTCGCCGCGGCTGAGCTGCGCCTGGGTCACTTTGTCGAGTTCGGAGCCGAATTGAGCGAACGCGACCAAATCGCGGTACTGCGCCAGATCGAGCCGCAACGTTCCGGCAATCTGCTTCATCGCCTTGATCTGGGCGTTGCCGCCGACGCGGCTCACCGACAGGCCGACGTTGATGGCCGGACGGATGCCGCCGTGGAACAGGTCGGTTTCGAGATAGATTTGGCCGTCGGTGATTGAAATGACGTTCGTCGGAATGTAGGCGGAGATGTCGCCGGCTTGCGTTTCAATGACCGGGATGGCGGTCAGAGAACCGCCGCCATTCTCGTCGTTCCACTTGGCGGCGCGTTCGAGCAACCGCGAGTGAAGATAGAAAACGTCACCCGGGTAAGCTTCGCGGCCGGGGGGGCGCCGCAGGAGCAAGGAGATTTCACGGTACGCCTGGGCGTGCTTGGATAGATCGTCATAGAAGCAGACCGCGTGTCGCCCGGAGTCGCGAAAATATTCTCCCATCGCGCAGGCAGCGTAGGGGGCGATGTACTGCATGGTGGCCGGCTCGGAAGCCGAAGAGGTCACGACAATCGTGTAGTCCATGGCGCCGTAGTCTTCGAGCGTCTTGACGACCTGGGCGACGGTCGAGCGCTTCTGGCCAATGGCGCAGTAGATGCAAATCACGTCGCCGCCGCGCTGGTTCAGGATGGTATCGAGGATGATGGCGGTCTTGCCCACCTGGCGGTCGCCGATGATCAACTCGCGCTGGCCCCGGCCAATCGGGATCATGGCATCAATCGCCTTCAGGCCGGTCTGAAGCGGTTCGCGCACGGGCAGGCGTTCGACCACGCCCGGCGCCAGCCGCTCGACCGGATTGCGCCGGTCGGTGACGACCGGCCCTTTTCCGTCCACCGGCTCTCCCACCGGATTCACGATCCGGCCGATGAGCGCCTCGCCCACCGGCACGGACATAATGGTGTTGGTGCGCTTGACGGTGTCGCCTTCTTTGATTTCGGTGTAATCGCCGAGCAAGACCACCCCGACCTGGTCTTCCTCGAGATTCAAGGCGATGCCGCGGACGTCGTGGGGAAAGGCGAGCATCTCACCGGCCATAACCCTATCGAGGCCGTGCACCCGGGCAATGCCGTCGCCGACTGAGATCACGGCGCCAATCTCGGCGACGTTGATGGTTTGTTCGTAGTTGGCGATTTGTTCGCGTATGATTTTCGTGATTTCGTCAGCTTTGATGGTAACCATCAGCACTCCACAAACGGTGCATCGTGAATGGTCAGGGTTGAAGCAGAAAGAGAGCCCTTTGCCATTCTCTATACTCCGGTCTCCAGCCTCTAGTTTCCAGCGTCGAGTCACTCCGCCAGTTTCGCCTGCATGCGGCGCAAGGCTTCGCGGACGGAGCCATCGTAAACGGTGGAACCGACACGGGCGACAATCCCGCCGATAAGCTCCGGCTCGAGCTGGTAGCGCGCTTCCACCCGCCTGCCCGTTCGGCGGGAGAGCGCGTCCTCGAGCAAGTGTCTTTGCCCGTCGCTTAGTGCGCGCGCGCTCAGCACGTCCACTTGCACCACGCCCAACTCCTCGTTCAAAAGTTCCTCGAACGATTCCTGGATGGGGCCGACCAACCCTGTCCGGCGGTTGTCCACCAAGACAAACAGGTAATGGCGCGTGGCGCGGGAAAAGCGGCTGCCGCTCGAAACTTTTTCCAAAATCCCTTTCTTGGATTCCTTGGTGACCGCCGGATTGGCGAGGAGGTTGCGCAATTCGGCCGACTCGGCAAGCAGCTCGGCGAAACGCCTCAACTCCTGCCGCACCGCCTGGGCCGCGGCCAGAGCGGCCTCCTTCTGCGCCGGACGGTCCACGGCTCCGGCGGTTGCCTCGCCGACGGCGACCTCATAAAGCGCTCGCGCGTAGCGCCGCGCCAGGCTGGTGGAAGCTCTTGTCA
The DNA window shown above is from Candidatus Acidiferrales bacterium and carries:
- a CDS encoding four helix bundle protein; translated protein: MKVWREAHALVLEIYKATSEFPDRERFGLAAQLQWAASSVAANIAEGFGKRSRKEFMRYLEVSNGSLEETRYFLIPSRDLRYLEPNKFSALIESLDLTNRLLGGLKKSLAKPRTFTQHSAPGTRNL
- the atpG gene encoding ATP synthase F1 subunit gamma: MPTLLDYRRRIRSVRSTQQITKTMKMVAAARLRRAQERVFSARPYAQEILAVLRSLVSRIPALPAGGEEAVHPLLARRPEEKILVLVLTGDRGLCGAFNANVLRRAVEFLKEKEKRSPEIVAIGKKGRDYFRSHRRKMAEEYVNVFARLDYAQASQVAGRVIALYAEAKVDAVYAIYNEFKSILAQKLTTEKLLPIEEIPSARQEWVAGRARAEVRPETKPAPAENPVDYIYEQPAQELLKKLLPRHLTTQIFRILLESAAAEHAARMTAMDAATSNAAELIDRITLEMNRARQATITREIIEIVSGAAALR
- the atpA gene encoding F0F1 ATP synthase subunit alpha; translated protein: MVTIKADEITKIIREQIANYEQTINVAEIGAVISVGDGIARVHGLDRVMAGEMLAFPHDVRGIALNLEEDQVGVVLLGDYTEIKEGDTVKRTNTIMSVPVGEALIGRIVNPVGEPVDGKGPVVTDRRNPVERLAPGVVERLPVREPLQTGLKAIDAMIPIGRGQRELIIGDRQVGKTAIILDTILNQRGGDVICIYCAIGQKRSTVAQVVKTLEDYGAMDYTIVVTSSASEPATMQYIAPYAACAMGEYFRDSGRHAVCFYDDLSKHAQAYREISLLLRRPPGREAYPGDVFYLHSRLLERAAKWNDENGGGSLTAIPVIETQAGDISAYIPTNVISITDGQIYLETDLFHGGIRPAINVGLSVSRVGGNAQIKAMKQIAGTLRLDLAQYRDLVAFAQFGSELDKVTQAQLSRGERLTEILKQDQYAPLPVEKQILIIFAGTNGYLDDLEVSQCRAFERGLYEFLDGSRPELLRKIREKKALDDAIRGEVHKVLAEFKQRFLAERRTSK
- the atpH gene encoding ATP synthase F1 subunit delta — encoded protein: MTRASTSLARRYARALYEVAVGEATAGAVDRPAQKEAALAAAQAVRQELRRFAELLAESAELRNLLANPAVTKESKKGILEKVSSGSRFSRATRHYLFVLVDNRRTGLVGPIQESFEELLNEELGVVQVDVLSARALSDGQRHLLEDALSRRTGRRVEARYQLEPELIGGIVARVGSTVYDGSVREALRRMQAKLAE